From the genome of Pseudomonas mohnii:
ATCCGGTTTGGCGGATGGCCTGGAAAATCTCGATGTGACGGAGGCGCATGGCGAATCCATAACCTTTGTTTATGGGTTAAGCATCTTTATTCATTGTTCGCCGCCTGTCACCTGGCCCTAACCTCGGCTTCGTCATCACAACGGTTTTAAGGACGGACATGGCTCAGCGTGTGTGCATCATCGGCGGCGGTGTGATTGGTCTGGCAACGGCCTATGCGCTGGTGCGCGACGGCTTTGAGGTGACCGTCATCGAGGCGCGGGACGCGTTGGGCAGCGAAACCAGTTTCGCCAATGGTGGGCAACTCTCCTATCGCTACGTCGCACCTTTGGCTGACGCCGGTGTGCCGTTGCAGGCCATCGGGTGGATGCTGCGCGGCGATTCACCCTTGAAGCTGCGCCCGCGGTTCGATGCTGCGCAGTGGCGCTGGATGGCGTCTTTTCTCGGCGCTTGCCGCCGCTCGGTCAACCGTGAGAACGCCGCACACTTGCTGCGGCTGGCGCTGTTCAGTCAAGGCACATTGAAGGCATGGCGCGAAGACGATGGGCTTGCAGGCTTCCAATGGCGGCGCAACGGCAAACTGGTGACCTTCCGGGAGCGCGCCAGCTTCGAGCATGCATGCCAGCGGCTGGCCGACCATCAGCAGCAACAGGTGCTGTCGGCGGCCGAGTGCGCTCAACTTGAGCCGGCCCTGGCCGATGCACCCTTTGTCGGTGCGATTTATACGCCGGACGAAGAAGTGGGCGATTGCCATGCTTTCTGCCGGCTATTGGCTACACGGTTGCTAGCGTCCGGGCGTTGCGAATTACGCCTGGGGCAAGCGGTGACCGGTATTCGCCACGCCAACGGCAGCGTCAGCGCCATCGATCTGGGCGAGCAAGTGTTGCCGGTCGATCAATTGGTGATCGCCGCCGGCCACCGCAGTCCGCTGTTGGCATTGCCCGGTCTGCAATTGCCGTTGTATCCGCTCAAGGGCTACAGCCTGACGGTGCCCATCGGCCCCGAACACCAGGCCCCGGATGTGAGCATCACCGACTATGACCGCAAGATCGTATACGCTCGGATCGGCGAGCAGTTGCGGGTGGCCGCGATGGTCGACATCGTTGGCTTTGATCCTGCTATAGACCCCAAGCGACTGGCGCTGATCAAGCGTCAGGCCCGTGACACCTTCCCCAATGCCGGGGCCTATGACGCGGCCACCGAATGGGCCGGGATGCGCCCGGCCACGCCGAGCGGCGTGCCGCTGCTGGGCGCCACGGCCTACCGCAACCTGTGGCTCAACATCGGTCATGGCGCGTTGGGTTTCACCCTGGCCTGTGGCAGTGGGCGGTTGCTCAGCGAACTGATCGGCCAGCGCCGGCCCTCCATCGATATGCACGGTTTCAACCACCGGGCCGCCTGATCTTTTATTTGCCAAGAGGACACTGCAATGACCATTACCCGACTCCACAGCAACCCGAGGTTGTCTGGCGCCGTGACGTTTGGCGATCTGGTATTTCTCTCTGGCCAAGTGCCGGGTGAAGCCTCGGACGTGGGCGGTCAGACCCGCGAAGTGCTGGCCAGGATTGATGCGTTGCTGGCCGAAGCCGGCAGCCACAAGGATCAAATGCTCAGCGCGACCATTTACCTGAAAAATATCACCGACGATTTTGCCGCCATGAATGAGGTCTGGTCGACCTGGCTATCGCCAGGGCAGGCCCCGAGCCGCACGACCGTGCAGGCCGAGCTGGCGAGACCGCAGGTGCTGGTGGAAATCACTGTCGTCGCCGCTCGTTTGAAATGACCGTCATCTAAAACCCACAACGGAGAATAACAATGCAAAAAATCACGTTGCTCGGCTGCACCCTCGGACTGTTGCTCGCGAGTCAGGTCCAGGCCAACGAGGCCCCACTGACCGGCACCCTGAGCAAGATCGCCAACGCCAAGAGCATTACCCTGGGCTATCGCGATGCGTCAGTGCCGTTTTCTTACGTGGGTGATCAAACCGGCAAACCGATGGGTTATTCGGTGGATCTGGCGGGCAAGATTGTCGAGCGTATCCAGCAACAATTGGCGTTGCCGGACCTGAAGGTGAAGTACAACCTGGTGACCTCGCAAACACGCATTCCTCTGGTGCAGAACGGTACCGTGGACCTGGAGTGTGGCTCCACGGGCGTGACCGCCGAGCGGCAGAAGCAAGTGGCGTTTTCCTATGGCTTCATCTATGTAAAAGGCCAATTGCTGACCGCCAGGGACAGCGGTATCAAAAGCTTCGCCGACTTGCGTGGCAAGAACGTGGTGACGACTGCCGGTACGACCAACGAGCGCTTCCTGAAGAGCTACAACGTCGACCACAAGATCGACATGTTCGTGATCAGTGCCAAGGACCACGGCGAAGCCTTTCAGATGCTGCAATCGGGTCGTGCCGCCGCTTTCTACATGGACGATGCGCTTCTCTACGGCGAGCGCGCCAAGGCCCATGACCCACACAAGTGGGTGGTGGTGGGAGAGGAACAATCGCGGGAAATCTACAGCTGCATGGTGCGCAAGGACGACCCGCAGTTCCTGGCCCTGGTCAACGGCGCACTGGGGGATCTGTACAGTTCGGGGGAAATCAACGGCATCTACCAGCGCTGGTTCGAACAGCCGATTCCGCCGAAGGGTTTGAACCTTGAGTTTCCGATGACCAGCGAACTCAAGGCGATCATTGCCAAGCCGGTGAGCGATCCTGTGCAATAGTTATCTGTGCTCTTCCCGTAGACCGCGTCGCGGCCATCGCGAGCAGGCTCGCTCCCACAGTGGAACGCATTTGAAATGTGGGAGCCTGCTCGCGACAGGGACCTAGAAATCGCCCCAAAGCTGCTGGGCCACCGCCAAGGCAACCACCGGCGCGGTCTCTGTGCGTAACACTCGTGGCCCCAGCCGGGCCGCATGAAAACCTGCGCCCTTGGCCTGATCCACTTCCGCATCCGATAACCCGCCTTCTGGGCCGATCAGAAAGGCCAGCGTCGCAGGCTTGGCATGACTGACCAGTGGTTCGGCCACCGGGTGCAGCACCAGCTTCAATTCAGCCTGAGTCTGCTTCAACCAATCGGCCAGCAGCACCGGCGGATGAATCACCGGCACCCGTGAGCGCCCGCATTGCTCGCAGGCGCTGACCGCGACCTGGCGCCAGTGCAGCAGGCGTTTGTCGGCGCGCTCGTCCTTGAGCCGGACTTCGCAGCGCTCGCTGAAGATCGGGGTGATTTCGCTGACACCCAATTCAGTGGCTTTCTGGATCGCCCAGTCCATGCGCTCGCCACGGGACAGGCCCTGACCGAGATGGATCTGCAGTGGCGATTCGACCTGGCCGGCGAACTGCTCGTCGATCTGCACCACGACACGCTTCTTGCCGACCTCAACCAGAGTGGCACGGAACTCCTGGCCCGAGCCATCGAACAGTTGCAGCAGATCGCCCTCGGCCATGCGCAACACGCGGCTGATGTAATGGGCCTGGGCTTCGGGCAATTCGTGTTCGCCGGTACTCAGGGGGGCGTCGATAAAGAAACGGGACAGTCTCATTTGAGTTCTCTACTAAATTCGATCGGAGTCGCTTTTGTGGCGAGGGGGCCGCTTCGCAGCCCAGCGGGAGCAAGTTCCCACGCCACAGGGTCGTGCAGTGACGGTCAGCCCGGATCACGGAACCCCGGATGGAAGTCCTTCGGTACCGAAACACTGACGCTGTCGCGAGTCGCGATGTCGATGCCTTCGCTGGCCACTTCGGCCAGAAAGTCGATCTGCTCCGGCGTGATCACATACGGCGGCAGGAAATACACCACGCTGCCCAGCGGTCGAAGTAAAGCACCTCGCTCCAGCGCATGCTGGAACACCTTCAGGCCACGGCGCTCCTGCCACGGATAGGCCTCTTTGCTGGCCTTGTCCTTGACCATTTCGATGGCCAGGACCATGCCGGTCTGGCGCACTTCGCTGACGTTCGGGTGATCCACCAGGTGCGCCGTGGAGGAGGCCATGCGCCGCGCCAGGGCCTTGTTGTTCTCGATGACGTTGTCTTCTTCGAAGATATCCAGCGTTGCCAGCGCCGCCGCACAGGCCAGCGGGTTGCCGGTGTAGCTGTGCGAGTGCAGGAAGGCGCGCAGGGTAGGGTAGTCGTCGTAGAAGGCGCTATAGACGTCTTCGGTGGTCAGGCAGGCGGCCAGCGGCAGATAACCACCGGTCAGGGCCTTGGACAGGCAGAGGAAATCCGGACGGATGCCGGCCTGTTCGCAGGCGAACATGGTGCCGGTGCGGCCGAAGCCGACGGCGATTTCGTCGTGGATCAAGTGCACGCCATAACGGTCGCAGGCTTCGCGCAGCAGCTTGAGGTACACCGGGTGGTACATGCGCATGCCGCCGGCACCCTGGATCAGCGGCTCGACAATCACTGCCGCGACCGTGTCGTGGTTCTCGGCCAGGGTCTGTTCCATGGCGGCGAACATCGTGCGCGAGTGTTCTTCCCAGCTCATGCCTTCGGGGCGCAGGTAGCAATCCGGGCTTGGCACCTTGATGGTGTCGAGCAGCAGGGCTTTGTAGGTTTCGGTGAACAGCGGCACGTCGCCCACCGACATCGCCGCC
Proteins encoded in this window:
- a CDS encoding D-amino acid dehydrogenase codes for the protein MAQRVCIIGGGVIGLATAYALVRDGFEVTVIEARDALGSETSFANGGQLSYRYVAPLADAGVPLQAIGWMLRGDSPLKLRPRFDAAQWRWMASFLGACRRSVNRENAAHLLRLALFSQGTLKAWREDDGLAGFQWRRNGKLVTFRERASFEHACQRLADHQQQQVLSAAECAQLEPALADAPFVGAIYTPDEEVGDCHAFCRLLATRLLASGRCELRLGQAVTGIRHANGSVSAIDLGEQVLPVDQLVIAAGHRSPLLALPGLQLPLYPLKGYSLTVPIGPEHQAPDVSITDYDRKIVYARIGEQLRVAAMVDIVGFDPAIDPKRLALIKRQARDTFPNAGAYDAATEWAGMRPATPSGVPLLGATAYRNLWLNIGHGALGFTLACGSGRLLSELIGQRRPSIDMHGFNHRAA
- a CDS encoding RidA family protein, whose protein sequence is MTITRLHSNPRLSGAVTFGDLVFLSGQVPGEASDVGGQTREVLARIDALLAEAGSHKDQMLSATIYLKNITDDFAAMNEVWSTWLSPGQAPSRTTVQAELARPQVLVEITVVAARLK
- a CDS encoding transporter substrate-binding domain-containing protein, with protein sequence MQKITLLGCTLGLLLASQVQANEAPLTGTLSKIANAKSITLGYRDASVPFSYVGDQTGKPMGYSVDLAGKIVERIQQQLALPDLKVKYNLVTSQTRIPLVQNGTVDLECGSTGVTAERQKQVAFSYGFIYVKGQLLTARDSGIKSFADLRGKNVVTTAGTTNERFLKSYNVDHKIDMFVISAKDHGEAFQMLQSGRAAAFYMDDALLYGERAKAHDPHKWVVVGEEQSREIYSCMVRKDDPQFLALVNGALGDLYSSGEINGIYQRWFEQPIPPKGLNLEFPMTSELKAIIAKPVSDPVQ
- a CDS encoding 16S rRNA (uracil(1498)-N(3))-methyltransferase, with product MRLSRFFIDAPLSTGEHELPEAQAHYISRVLRMAEGDLLQLFDGSGQEFRATLVEVGKKRVVVQIDEQFAGQVESPLQIHLGQGLSRGERMDWAIQKATELGVSEITPIFSERCEVRLKDERADKRLLHWRQVAVSACEQCGRSRVPVIHPPVLLADWLKQTQAELKLVLHPVAEPLVSHAKPATLAFLIGPEGGLSDAEVDQAKGAGFHAARLGPRVLRTETAPVVALAVAQQLWGDF
- a CDS encoding adenosylmethionine--8-amino-7-oxononanoate transaminase; the protein is MGLNKQWMERDLAVLWHPCTQMKDHEQLPLIPIKRGEGVWLEDFEGKRYLDAVSSWWVNVFGHANPRINQRIKDQVDQLEHVILAGFSHQPVIELSERLVKMTPEGLTRCFYADNGSSCIEVALKMSFHYWLNRGQPNKKRFVTLTNSYHGETMAAMSVGDVPLFTETYKALLLDTIKVPSPDCYLRPEGMSWEEHSRTMFAAMEQTLAENHDTVAAVIVEPLIQGAGGMRMYHPVYLKLLREACDRYGVHLIHDEIAVGFGRTGTMFACEQAGIRPDFLCLSKALTGGYLPLAACLTTEDVYSAFYDDYPTLRAFLHSHSYTGNPLACAAALATLDIFEEDNVIENNKALARRMASSTAHLVDHPNVSEVRQTGMVLAIEMVKDKASKEAYPWQERRGLKVFQHALERGALLRPLGSVVYFLPPYVITPEQIDFLAEVASEGIDIATRDSVSVSVPKDFHPGFRDPG